ccgaacaattgtaaacagtggtaaaacctttccgtttttttcgcgcaagcatgtgaaaaattcggcaaaaatacactcggagcgttcgaataAACGTtccgagcattcgtgcttttgtaaatgtgcccctttgtcaaCCACGCAATCATAACTCTGCAGAGCATTAGCCTCTTCATTTCACCCAAATGTGTTTAACCCTCAAAGGCCTTGCTTTTGATTAAGGTCACAGCTTTGGCAACTCTCTTTTCAACACATTCACTATAGAATGTCTGAAAGTAGTACCCACTTCTTTTTCTTAGGAGACactgttgggttgaaaaactaaaacattttttaacctaGTGATCTGGGTGAATATCCACAGCCACTAAACATTAAATATCAACAATAAGTCTCCATATGACTAGCCCCGCAGGTGCTGACTAAACCCTATCTAACACAATAGATACTTGTTACCATGTGAATTTTTAAATCTCCTTTCACAGTACAATCAGAACCTGTTAGAATGTCTATGCTATCCAGTTGCAAAACTTATCTAATAACAAACCTGTAAATCTTTTTAGGATATTCATATATGACTTttaggggtctatttattatgctgtgtaaaacactATTCGCCAAAAAACGgagaaaatgctgtgtaaaataaatggtgaattttgcAGTCTGGATGCCaaattttacgctgtttttttttaagtaagtTCCAGTGTTATTGCCCATCTCCCTGCAACAGACCAAAAAAAGTTACGCAGTTTCTTAACAAGGTGAAACCTGCCAATGTGGGccaaattttgttgctgtttttttacacagcataataaatactaCTCAGCATTATGGATCCCTTCTGCAACACCATCATTAGGTTAGAGTTAGACAACCATGGTAATACCTTTGACTTTCAACCCATTATTGTTTTTACAGATGGGACCCACCTCCCTGCACCCAgaccaaaaatacattttctctcgCCTTGGACTTGAGTTAGATGAATAAGAATCCCTACAAAACCTGATTCAAGTCACAGGTAATTCTACCTGTATCACACTTGAACCCTCACTCCAGTACTAGCTACACAGGCACACCATACTTTCCATACACTGTAGGGTCACCGAGGTACCTGACACACTGCAGGGCTTAGGGTGAGCTTCCCTCAGGACATATTCTCAGGCTTTCCTAAGTGAGATCTAACAAAGCAAAAGAGAATAATTGCAGTGCACAGTTTCAGATAGAGAAAACCCCAACATTTCCCAACCCAGTCCTTTGTGATTCTCCTGTATGTTTAAATACCCATAAGACACAACTTGTTTGGTACTGCAAGCACGTGAATAAAgcaagtgacatcacttccactgCGTCAACTAGACATACAGAAGCCAATGCTAAGGCAAGTTCTTTCTTATGGTAGTAAGAATGTCTAGTAGTACAAGTCAGATAGGATTATTAATTAAGCAACCTATAGCGTCACAAAGGAGTGAGAGTTGGGCTGATATTCACCAGGACCTGGAGTGTTTAGAGCTGATCATGAGTAGTTTGCATGAGATTGTGCCCTACTACTTTGACTTTATGGTGAGTATTTAAACTAAGCGTTTTACAGAACGTTTTTATTGAATATAGCAGTGACACTATATTAGACAAGTGTGTATTGTGTAGCCACTGGCTGCTTTTAAGAGCAATTTGCTGTACaattgttattttacataagCATTCAACTAGTATTCTAAAATGAATAAGGTCATTTACCCAAGGGATAAGTTTACAGGGCATAACAGCCTTTCCACACAAATTAGGGGATGAGTAGGAGCCATGGGGGGGGACACCGATGTGCCCCCCCTGCTTGCCaaacatgaatacagtgctgttgaaagccagcagtgctgtattcaacAGGACAGTCACATGTCTTTGTACTTTTGAAAACCTGcagctagtgatgaacaaatctgtgccaaataattcacaaaactgctgaaaacttCAGGAATTGGAAAATTTGGCAAATACTACTACTGAATGACTTTTTTTGGCATGCCcaacttatttgacgtgaccacaacttttttccacttgctgtattatttgacacaactgcaactttttcctcagttGGCCAATgcgaaaatgcagaatttcatagAGAATCCACGCCTGGtggaaaaaattggctcatcactacctgcAGAAATTTAAGCAAGAAGGAAGGaagtgtgcaaagggcaaaaaattcagattttgctagtttttttttagctttgtacACTGCCTTCCTTAATGTAAATGGCCCCTGCTTGTACACTGAAACTAActtgcaataaaatataaatgcaatcatttattacaatatacagtattatttggAATCCCTATGCCTttagaaaatgtatgtatgtattaactAGTGTGATGTAAATAAGCAAGGACTCAAATGACAAGGTTCGTAGACCTTAAGGGATCTGGAGTTTAGGCTATGCTAGACTATCaattatgattttaaaaaattataagaaGTTTGGTAGAAAGATTAATTGATAAATGTTTAAGTCAATTATTATTCATTCAGTAGTTGTTGATTATCAATTTAAGCAATTCAGTTGATAATCAATTTCATTGTTTCATTTCAAAAGTTAGTTTTAAAGTTTGTTTCATCTAAAAACTAGAAAACaacttcttttttttacatctgttgtTGATCAAACTCAAAATTGAATTGTGCCACTTCATTGATTAACTcatacaaatgtaaaattaaatttatttCTCACAAAAATTGCATCTTTGCACATGGGACatgttaaagaaagaaaaaacatagTACTAAATTATGCTTATTGCATCagtgacaaggggactcctcaactgacccttcACTTTCAAGCAACCCTCTCAACCCCATTgctacataccttaatgaaacaccaggaacCAGAAATGTGTAAAATGACCACAgcattttatcaaataaagaTGAcattgccagcctcaccccaaggcaatattcaaagccagttaagagattgctactatgctctgccattccttactgaagacttgagatcagcactatgtcattatatccaccactgagtattaagctgcctctacctacagagaggacgtccccaaactctgctaccagcaggagctgcatctcccaccatgagagaacttcagcagccctgctgccagtcctgaattTGCATTGTCTCAACAATAGAAAATctaagcaggctgtcacctagcaatagcagtagtagcgtctgtaccaatcaacccaccgtgcagtcaaggGAGAGAACATCCTTTCTCCCTCTTcaaaaatttcctgtgcagtactctggcaaggtcctaaaaaaaaaaaaccagcttgAAGCCtctgccaattatgcctcaagagggaaaaaatttcttcctgacccGAATGGCGATCGAAAACATTCcttggatcaaggatttgacattcatttaacatgaatgataccatgcagactctcacatttatattgtataacgttactgaaaccacaatataacagtgtatACAGTAAAACATCCACATtcggttattaatagataatatgagagtaTAAAGGGAGACTCctgacatttcacaaaatatacaaaaaagagggggggggggttgtttctacctgctcaaGAGATAAGAAAGTGATCTGCTTCTCTCATGActtcacatccctatccttctccaccccaaCCAAACTTTCCCCTgccttgactcattgcttctcacccaatcacagctacatctgattctgccaatctttaaacataaaccagtgtaatctggctgctggtcatttggatcccttgtcatgcagcccctgcatttatagcTCCAGGACTTTGCTTTCTCTGTAATATACTGTAGATAGCAACACGAAAGTATCACTTGATACCTGTACATAATAATAACCTACCAAAATTCAAAAACTCACATATGGCCCATGTTTTACTCTTGAAACTCTGTAAATATTAGTCTTGTAATATATTATGCACTGAGAACATGTAGCACAGTTTAAATATGTTTATACTATGCTtagagtaaaaaaataaaagagcacaAGCAATTCCAATAAAATCTATTCTAATTATCACAGTTACTGCACTATCCTTGCATATTCACAATGGATGATGATGAGAAAGATGAAGCAAAGCAACATCATAAGCTATAAACAGACCTCCAAACTAACTGGTAAGTAACTTATTcaaacattattttaatatagtATTGGAGGCAGCTTTTTAAAGACATTATagtgctcatttatcaacacttggcaaatttgcacataggcagtaactcatagcaacaacaatttgattggttgccatgggtaactgcccattggcaaatttgccatgttttgataaatgactattATTGATTTATATTCTACTGATATCTACAGTATGAGAAAGACTGGGAAGCTGAAATATTACATTACTACCCTATTGGAGGGGAGTATAGGGATACTATGCAATTCCTTCATTGGCTTTCAGAGCCAATTCATTGTCAAATCATTTAACAAAACTAATTTCACCTACTGTGGCTCAACCAGTAATATgcaaccaatttttttttctttaattttgttttacttGTCGACTCACTAACTGATTTGTAAAAATGGTTTACTTCCCAAGTTGCActttgttaataaatgagccccagtgaacTTTGGTAACCCATAATGTGTTTTAGTACTTTAAATGAGGCATTTAAAGTACTAAAACACATTTACTtttagtgattagtgaattttttcaccagacaatGTAATTGCtgtgaaattcagcattttgccattggcaatttttgtGCAAAACAGCAGCAAAAATTTGTCACCGCAAAAAAGTTTAGAAAAAACCACATTGAACAGCTGCATCCAAAAAtgttgtggtcgcatcaaaaaagtcatgcaatagttgcatttcgctaatttttcgccatttcgcccATTTTTTAtcaggtttgcaaatttttcgtcaaagtgaaatgggacagattcgctcatcactaattatttaaATACTGTAACATCTTCTgctatatttgtgtatatttgcTTAATTGATACTGGTTCttgaaattacatttgttttagaCATGAAAAAGCATCTCTTGTTTCATAGATTTGAAAAAATGAAGATTTGAAGTTGAACAAATGATCTTGCCTCTTGCTTTGGAAATGTTCttaaatgtaatgtatattttatatttgtaagtATAGGAAATATACAATTATACAAATATTACCTAGAAAGAATGCATaatatgcataatatatataatatgtattttattatctAACGCTTCAAAGTCATCTGTACAGACAATATCAAAACTAAGAGCTGGTTTAATgaaatttttttcctaaaaactgcACTACTTAGCTTATTGATCTTATCTTTCTGTTTCAGAGAGTAAAGGGGTGCGTACTACCATCTCAGAAATGGTTCTATTTTAAACAGGtcctgaaattaaaaaatggaagCACTGGACAAAGTTTTTGAACACCCAGAGGAAACTGAGCTCCACAAAGATGTCTCAGCAACAAAAGTAGCTATTTCAAGCTATGTAAACCAAAATTTGAACTGGAAGGCGCCAGGAAATGAGAACTTAAACAATGAAACTGAACATTTCAGGTTTAACAGCAAATCACATGATTGCTTATTCTTGGAACTTATGAGCATGGAAGAGGGAGACCAGAGAGTCTTTATAAATATCGCGGGTCTAAGATTTGAAACACATCTTAAAACACTCAGCGAGTTCCCAGACACTCTCCTGGGGGATCCAAAGAAAAGAATTCATTACTTTGATTCCATGAGGAACGAATATTTTTTTGATAGAAACCGGCCAAGTTTTGATGGGATTTTATATTACTATCAGTCTGGTGGGAAAATTAGGCGCCCAGCAAACGTACCCATAGATGTCTTTGCAGATGAGATCAATTTTTATGAGCTTGGTAATGAAGCTATGGACCAGTTTAGAGATGATGAAGGTTTTCTAAAGGACCCAGAGATTCCCTTACCAACTAATGACTATTACAAACAATTTTGGCTGCTCTTTGAATATCCTGAAAGCTCAACTGCTGCAAGAGGGATGGCACTTGTGTCTGTATTGGTTATAATAATATCCATACTCATCTTCTGCATGGAAACCTTACCAGAGTTCAGAGAAGAAAGAGATCTCTACTTCTACAGGGGAACTGGAAATTACTCTGAGAGCACAACCCATCCAAGCACATTTACTGATCCATTTTTCATGATAGAGACTACGTGCATAGCATGGTTTTCATTTGAACTGGTTGTCAGGTTTGTCGTCTGCCCAAGTACTTCTGCATTCTTTCGGAACATTATGAATATTATTGATCTTGTGTCTATCATTCCATATTTTGTGACTTTGGTAACGGAACTATTCAAGCAAACAGAACCTGTTGGGCAGCAAAACATGTCCTTAGCAATTTTAAGAATTGTTCGACTAGTCAGGGTGTTCAGAATTTTTAAGCTATCTAGACACTCAAAAGGACTTCAGATTCTAGGACAAACTCTGAAAGCCAGCATGAGAGAGCTTGGtttgttaatattttttctcttcaTTGGTGTAATTCTATTCTCCAGTGCTGTATACTTTGCTGAAGTCGATGAACCTCAGTCCCAATTTTTAAGTATCCCAGATGGATTCTGGTGGGCTGTGGTAACAATGACAACTGTTGGTTATGGTGATATGTGTCCTATTACATTGTCGGGAAAGGTGGTTGGTACTTTGTGTGCTATTGCAGGCGTCTTGACTATTGCACTCCCGGTACCTGTGATAGTATCCAACTTCAATTACTTCTATCACAGGGAAACTGAGAATGAAGAAAGACATAGTTTACCAGTGGAAGTGGAAAAAATCAGTTTAGGAAACCTAATACGAGCGGGAAGTTCATCCTCGCTAAAGAAAAACAACGGCTCTTGCGTTTCTGACAAAAATGgcaaaacctgaaaaaaaaaaagattgctggCACATTTGCTGAAAAGTATTGGTTTTTAACTGTTTCAAGATCTTTCATCCAAAGAAGCATTTTCCTAAGTATGGAATCAGGTGAACATGTCTTATGTAAAGCACTGAAATTTGCATTTTGCTATTTTGATAACATATTGCAATGTGTATTAAAGACAAAGAAGTATGCCAAGCCAAAAAACGAAGAATCAAAACTATTAAGCCTAACAGGGAGTGAAATATTTCAAAACATATGGAGCAATGTGAAGCAAAACAAAACTATTCTACCTCTCAGAGAATAAAAGATGCACAAATCTGAAATATGATGGGCAGGATCTCATAAGATTATATGAATAGGATGGGAAGCATTTAAATAAGATTATACGACTATATCACTAGAAAAGCATTTTATATCTATGTTGCTAAAACATATTTTGCGAGTATTCAGCAATAAATTaccaaaagtattttaaaaatcaaaatttatCACTTCTTCCCCACCATTTGTGGTGAGTGAGAGATGGAGACATACATAAGAAAGAGACAAAGGGAAAAGTGTCAAGTGGGTTATTGCGTTTCCCTCAGAAATGTTCAGTATAGCCAGGATAGCTAGCAAAGGGAAAATAGGAGTTGCTTTCTTTTGGACTACCCTAACCTGGttgcctttaaattaatgttAGAAACAAATGAAGGAGCTGAATACTAATCTTATGCTTGCCCCTTATATCCTATTGCATTTCTTATAGTGTCCCTTCAAAAAGAGTGCAGACTTTTAGTTACTCTGGATACTGCGCAAGTGTTTTGTTAACATGTTCTAC
This sequence is a window from Xenopus tropicalis strain Nigerian chromosome 2, UCB_Xtro_10.0, whole genome shotgun sequence. Protein-coding genes within it:
- the kcna10 gene encoding potassium voltage-gated channel subfamily A member 10, whose product is MEALDKVFEHPEETELHKDVSATKVAISSYVNQNLNWKAPGNENLNNETEHFRFNSKSHDCLFLELMSMEEGDQRVFINIAGLRFETHLKTLSEFPDTLLGDPKKRIHYFDSMRNEYFFDRNRPSFDGILYYYQSGGKIRRPANVPIDVFADEINFYELGNEAMDQFRDDEGFLKDPEIPLPTNDYYKQFWLLFEYPESSTAARGMALVSVLVIIISILIFCMETLPEFREERDLYFYRGTGNYSESTTHPSTFTDPFFMIETTCIAWFSFELVVRFVVCPSTSAFFRNIMNIIDLVSIIPYFVTLVTELFKQTEPVGQQNMSLAILRIVRLVRVFRIFKLSRHSKGLQILGQTLKASMRELGLLIFFLFIGVILFSSAVYFAEVDEPQSQFLSIPDGFWWAVVTMTTVGYGDMCPITLSGKVVGTLCAIAGVLTIALPVPVIVSNFNYFYHRETENEERHSLPVEVEKISLGNLIRAGSSSSLKKNNGSCVSDKNGKT